The Corynebacterium marinum DSM 44953 genome contains the following window.
CGCTCGGCACGCTGGAGCGCTACCGCTCACGCCTGGACCATGCGAATCAGCGCCTGTTCGTCTCGGAGGTCAACAACTACGCCACGGTCGCCGACGTGGTGGCGGTGATGCAGCGGGAGCTGCTGGTCAAGCGGGTCGGCATTGAACTCGACCAGAACGTCCTCGAACTGGGCACCGACGGACGCCAGCTCAACCTCCAGCTCACCGAGCTGCGCGGCGACAACGACCGCCAGATCGACCTGCTCATCCGCGACTACCTGGTGGCCGAGGGTCCGCCCTCCGACGAGGACGTGCGGGAGGCGACCCTGGCGCTCGACGCGCTCGCCGACGCCGACCTGCTCAAGCCCGCCAACGTCGCCCGGATCCTGGGACTGCCGGCGACGGAGGAGTCGCTGACGCAGTGGATCGTGCCGCGCGGCTACCGGGTGCTCAGCCGGGTGCCGCGGGTGCAGATGTTCCTCAAGCACAAGATCATCACCGCGCTGGGCGATGTGAAGGCCCTGCTGGCGGCGACGGAGGAGGAACTGGCGGAGATCGACAACGTGGGTTCCCTGTGGGCCCGCCACGTGCACGAGGGGCTGACCAGGCTGAACTAACTAGCCCAGGTTGAAGGTGTGCGCGTCGGAGGGGTTGTCCCCGATGACGGCGTGGACGAAGAAGGAGCCGGTGCCCACATCCTCGCGGTTGGAGCACTGGCCGGGCTGGGAGCCGAGCCGCGACCAGACCGCCTGGAAGCGGCGCTCATCGCCGGCGCTGAAGGTCTCCTCGCCGGTGAGGATGGAGGGGAAGCAGTCGGTGTCCGCCCAGACGCGCGCGTTGGACTCCAGGTTGTAGACCTCGAAGCGCAGCTCGTCCTCGTCGAGGTTGATCTCGCAGTCGACGTCCGTGGGGTTGGTCACCGTCATGTAGAAGGTGGGCTGTACGCCGGCACCGTAGGAGGGCCGGTCGGAGGAGGCCACGATCCGCAGATCGCCCAGCCCACAACTGTCCTTGGCCTCGGCCCGCGGCTCCTCGCTCTCCGACGCCTCGGTGCTCTCGGGGGCCTCCGTCTCCGATGTCTCGGGCGCCGCGCTGGTTGAGCTCCTGACCTCGGAGGTCACGGCCGCGGCGGCGGTGGCGGTGGACGTGGGTGTCGGCGTCGGGGCGGTTTCCTCGCCGCCCCCGCCGGCCACGGCCACCAGCCCCCAGACCAGCAGCCCGACGAGCACGAGGATGCCCACGGCTGCGGCCACGCGGCGGCGGACGTAGATCTCTTCGGGGAGTCGGCGGGGGCTACGGTTGCTCACGCCCTCCACTCTAATTCGCGTGGTCCGGGGCGGGTGGCAACCTGCAGTCCCCCGCGTGTCCTGCTACTCGACGCCGTCGGCGATGACGTGCTCGACGGAGCCGTCGGAAAGCTTGTAGCGCAGGCCGACGATGCCGCAGCTGCCCTCGGCGATGCCGTCGCGCAGCGGGGCGAGGCGGTGCTTGATCTGCACGACCGTCTCGATGATGTGCTGCCGTTCGAAGTCGTCGCTGGAGTTCATCCCCCGGGCGCGCGCCTCGAGGATGGAGGGGGCGACCTTCTCGATGAGGATGCGTTCCAGACCGTTGGGGATCGTCCCCCCGGACAGGGCCTCCGCTGTGGCGGCGACCGCGCCGCAGGATTCGTGCCCCATGACCACGACCAGTTCCACGCCGAGAGACTTGATGGCGTACTCGAGGGAGCCGAGGACGCTGGGGTCGAGGATCTCGCCGGCTGTGCGGACGACGAAGAGGTCGCCCAGGCCGACGTCGAAGATCATCTCGACGGGGACGCGGGAATCGGAACAGGAGAGGACCGCCGCGCGGGGGTACTGTCCGTCGCGCAGCTCAGTGCGGCGGACGATGTCCTGGTTGGGGCGTTCCTGCTGCTGGAGGACGAACCGTTGGTTTCCGGCCTGCAGCGCATCCCAGACTGCCTGGGGTTCCTTTGCGACATCTTTCAGGGGCATGACCGCAATTGTCGCACGCCAGCCTAAACTCGACCAACATGTTCGTCTCCCCCCTGCTGACCTGGTTCGACCGCAATGAACGCCCGCTGGCCTGGCGGCATCCTGACACCGGCGCCTGGGGCATCCTGCTCAGCGAGGTCATGAGCCAGCAGACCCCGGTCGCCCGCGTGGAACCAGTGTGGCGGGAGTGGATGGCCCGGTGGCCGGACCCGGCGTCGTTCGCTCGGGCCTCCCCAGACGAGGTGCTGCGCGCGTGGGGCAAGCTGGGCTATCCGCGCCGCGCCCTGCGGCTGCTGGACTGCGCCGGGCAGATCGTGTCGCGTCACGACGGCCGAGTCCCCGACGACGTCGAGCAGCTCCTCGCCCTGCCCGGCATCGGCGACTACACGGCGCGGGCCGTGGCGTGTTTCGCGTACGGGAAGAATGTACCGGTCGTCGACACGAACGTGCGCCGGGTGCACCGCCGGGCAGTGGAGGGGCGCTTTCTGGCGGGGGCGGCGTCGAAAAGCGAGCTGGCGGCGGGGGCGGAGCTCTTGCCCGGGGACGGCCGCGGACCGCGGTTCTCCGCCGCGCTGATGGAACTCGGCGCGCTGGTGTGCACGGCGGCCTCACCGGCGTGCGGCGAATGTCCGCTGCGTGCCGGGTGCGCCTGGGTGGCTGCCGGCAGCCCCCGACCGAGCCCGGAGGAACTGGCGAAGAAGAAGGTGCAGAAGTTCGTCGGCACCGATCGCCAGGTGCGCGGGCTGATCATGGACGTGCTGCGCGCCAACGACGCGGCGGTGCCGCAGTCGGCCATCGACGTGGTGTGGCCCGACGGGGCGCAACGCTCACGCGCCCTGCACTCGTTGCTCGAGGACGGGCTGGCGGAACAGGACGGACGGGGTTACTTCCACCTGCCGCGGTAGTTCAGGCCGCCGGGCAGGTTCACCCAGAGGCCGCCGCGGCTGTTGATGGTCACCGGGCCGACCCGGGTGGAGGCGGACGCGCCGGACCCCGAGAGATTCAGCCAGCTGTTTTTGCCCAGCTTCTTTCGCTTGCGGAACGTGATACCCATGTGCCGGTCTCCTGTCTGGTCACTGTGCTGCGGCTTCTCCGCCGAGTATAGGAGGAGTGACGGGGTCTCAGCCCTCCCGCAGCACCCCCAGGATCTCGGCTCCGGCAGGAAGGCGCTGCACGTCTCAGAACACCACGGTGAGGAGGATCAGCGTGCCGGGGATGATCAGGAAGATCAGGAGCATCCAGCCCAGCACGTAGAGTTTGTTCTCCGTTGCCAGCCGCGCCAGGATGTCCGCCCCCTCCGGCGGAAGCCGCCGCAGCCAGGGGACCAGCAGGATCAACGCAGCGGCCAGCAGATTGTAGAACAGGTGGACCAGGGCGGCGCCGAGAGCCGCCCGCGCCTCGATGCCGGTGAAACCGAAGGCCGCGATGAGCGCCGTCAGAGTAGTGCCGATGTTGGCGCCGACCACGAAGTAGAAGATCTGCCGCAGGCTGAACTTGCCTGTGGCCGCGAACGGCACCGCCAGCGAAGTCGTGGTGGTCGAGGACTGGACCAGCATGGTCACCACCGTCCCGGAGAGCACCCCCGACCACGCGCCCCGGCCCAGGGCGGTGGCGAAGATCTTCTCCGCGGTGCCCACCAGCAGCTGCTTGAGCATCTTGCTGATGAGCGTGATCACCGCGAGGATCATCACCACACCCACCGCCACCAGGGTGATGCCGCCGGCCACCTCGCCGAGCGGCGAGGCCGCGCCTTCCAGCAGGACCACCCCCGGCCTGGTGAGGTAGCCGACCGCGGCACCCGCGGCCTCGAAACCTCTTCCCGCCGGTCCCACGTCCTCCCCCGCGATCCTGGCGGACGCCCAGGCGGAGAGCCTTTCCAGCGGGGAGAACAACAGCTCCAGCGGGAAGAAGATCGCCACGGAGAGCAGGTTGTACATGTCGTGCACGCTGGCGGCGGCGAAACCCCGGCGAAACATGACCTTGTCTTTGGCCATGCCCAACGCGACGAACGACGACTCATCGTGGTACCCACGTTCGCTCCGAACAGGATGGGGACGGCGATCCCGATGGGCAGCCCGCCGGCCGCCATGCCCACCGTGATCGAGGTGGTGGTCGTGGAGGACTGGGTGAGCACCGTCGCCAGGACGCCGATCATGAGGCCGATGAAAGGGTTCTCCGCGAACTGGAACAACTGTTCCGCCCGGCCACCGGAGGCGGTGCGGAAACCTGAGCCGATGGCCCCGACCGCGGTGATGAGCACCCCCACCGCCAGGACGACGACCGTCCAGTCGACCGCCGTCTTCGTGGCGCCGCTCAGCCGGAGGAAACCGAGCGGGTAGCTCTCGTCCTTCACGGCCGTGGACCGGCGGTCGGGGAAATGCTCACGGGTCTGCGCCTGCGATTCACAATCGGTGCCGTGGGCACGCCGACTTCTCAAGTCGCGGACGTTCAACCAACGGCAGGCCCACCCGGTGACCGGAGTTCCTGCGCAACAGAAACCGTCGCGACCTGGGGAAATCTTAACACGCAGAAAGCCGGCCGCCCTCCCCTCTTCCGGCTGGAACCGGGGGAAGGGAGGGTGGCCGACGGCGGACCCTGTGACGTTAGCGCTGGGGCTGCGAGCTCCCCGCGCCTGCGGGACCCTCGTCGAGACCCTCAGTGAACAGGTCGTCGGTGATCTCGGGGACATCCGGGACATCCGCGGCTATGGTGTCCGCTTCGACGTCGCGCACAGCCTCAGCGGCCTCCGGAGACATCTCCGAGAAAGTTCCCTCGGGCAGCGGCTTCGGGCGCGGGGTGAAGGTGAAAGTGGCGCTGTCGGTGTCCTTCGACTCCCCGTCCCAGCCGTCGACGTCGACCGTGACGATCTCGCCGGCACCGAGCTCGCCGAAGAGGATCTTCTCGGACATGGTGTCCTCGATCTCGCGCTGGATGGTGCGGCGCAGCGGGCGGGCGCCGAGCACCGGATCGAAACCGCGCTGGGCCAGGAGAGCCTTGGCCTTGTCGGTGAGCTCGATACCCATGTCCTTGGCTGCCAGGGCCTTCGCCACGCGGTCGATGAGCAGTTCGACCATCTGGACGATCTGGTCGCGGGTCAGCTGGTGGAAGACCACGATCTCGTCGATACGGTTGAGGAACTCCGGCCGGAAGTGCTTCTTCAGCTCGTCGTTGACCTTGTTCTTCATCCGGTCGTACTGCGCGACGGAGTCCGTCTCATTGCTGCCGGTGAAGCCCATGCCCACGGCCTTCGAAATATCCTGGGTGCCCAGGTTCGAGGTGAAGATGATCACCGTGTTCTTGAAATCGACGACACGGCCCTGGCCGTCGGTGAGACGGCCGTCCTCGAGAACCTGGAGGAGCGTGTTGTAGATCTCCTTGTGCGCCTTCTCGATCTCGTCGAAGAGCACGACGGAGAACGGCTTGCGACGGACCTTCTCGGTGAGCTGGCCGCCCTCCTCGTAGCCGACGTACCCGGGGGGAGCGCCGAAGAGGCGCGACGCGGTGAAGCGGTCGTGGAACTCGCCCATGTCGATCTGGATCAGGGAGTCCTCGTCGCCGAAGAGGAAGGCCGCGAGAGCCTTCGACAGCTCCGTCTTACCCACTCCGGACGGGCCGGCGAAGATAAAGGAGCCGGAGGGGCGCTTCGGGTCCTTCAGCCCGGCACGGGTGCGGCGGATCGCACGCGAGACAGCCTTGACCGCCTCGTCCTGGCCGATGATCCGCTTGTGCAGCTCATCTTCCATACGCAGCAGTCGGGAGGACTCCTCCTCCGTCAACTTGAACACCGGGATGCCGGTCCAGGCGCCCAGGACCTCGGCGATCTGCTCCTCGCCGACCTCCGCGATCTCCTCGAGATCGCCGGAGCGCCACTGCTTCTCCTTCGCGGAGCGCTCCTCGCCCAGCTTGCGCTCCTTGTCGCGCAGGCCGGCGGCCTTCTCGAAGTCCTGCGCGTCGATCGCCGCCTCCTTCTCGCGGCGGACGTCGGCGATGCGCTCGTCGATCTCGCGCAGACCCTCCGGGGCGGTCATGCGCTTGATGCGCATGCGGGCGCCGGCCTCATCGATGAGGTCGACTGCCTTGTCCGGCAGGAAACGGTCGTTGATGTAGCGGTCGGAGAGGTTCGCGGCGGCGACCAGCGCACCGTCGGTGATGGAGACGCGGTGGTGCGCCTCGTAACGGTCGCGCAGACCCTTGAGAATCTCGATCGTCAGCTCGACGGAGGGCTCCGGCACCTGGACGGGCTGGAAACGTCGCTCCAGGGCGGCGTCCTTCTCGATGTGCTTGCGGTACTCGTCCAGCGTGGTGGCGCCGATGGTCTGCAGTTCGCCGCGGGCCAGCTTCGGCTTGAGCAGCGAGGCCGCGTCGATCGCGCCCTCGGCCGCGCCCGCACCGACCAGGGTGTGGATCTCGTCGATGAACAGGATGATGTCGCCGCGCTGGTTGATCTCCTTGAGCACCTTCTTCAGGCGCTCCTCGAAGTCGCCGCGGTAACGGGAACCTGCCACCAGCGAACCCAGATCCAGGGAGTAGACCTGCTTGTCCTTGAGGGTCTCCGGCACCTTACCGTTGACGATGTCCAGGGCCAGGCCCTCGACAACCGCCGTCTTGCCCACACCGGGCTCGCCGATGAGGACCGGGTTGTTCTTGGTTCGACGCGAGAGCACCTGCATGATGCGCTCGATTTCCTTCTCGCGGCCGACGACCGGGTCGAGCTTGCCGTCCTTCGCCGCCTGGGTGAGGTTCCGGCCGAACTGATCGAGCACGAGCGAGCTGGAACGGTCGCCGGGTCCGCCCTGGCCGGCGCCTCCCCGGGCCGCACCGGTGCCGGCGCCGACCGGGCCTGCGCCCGCCTCGGGGGTGGACTCCGGGTTCGCGCCCTGCCCGCCCTCGTAACCGGAGAGCAGCTGGATGACCTGCTGACGCACGCGCGGCAGGTCGGCGCCCAGCTTCACCAGGACCTGGGCTGCGACGCCCTCGCCCTCACGGATGAGGCCGAGCAGCAGGAACTCGGTGCCGATGTACTTGTGCCCCATCTGCAGGCCCTCCCGGAGCGAGAGCTCCAGGACCTTCTTGGCGCGCGGGGTGAAGGGGATGTGGCCGGTGTGCGGCTGAGTGCCGTGACCGATGATCTCCTCAACCTCCTGGCGCACGGCGTCCAGCGAAATGCCCATGGACTCCAGAGCCTTCGCCGCCACACCCTCGCCCTCATGGATGAGGCCGAGCAGGATGTGCTCGGTGCCGATGTAATTGTGGTTGAGCAGCCGCGCTTCCTCCTGCGCCAGCACGATGACGCGGCGTGCACGATCGGTGAACCGTTCAAACATGTCGTTACCCCTGTCTTTTGTGCCTAACTTGTCATCCACTCTAACGCGCGGGAGTAGCAAACTATTTGCACTCTTCCGTTTCCCGTGCCATCACTGGGCTGTATTCGCAGGTCACGGGCATGTACGCCTTTAGCGAACATCGGCCAGAGGCCCGGAATGGCGCGAAGCCGGGACGCTTAGGCGGCGAACTTGTAACGTCGGCCACATGCGCTTCCTCAACAACTCCGTCCCGCCCCACGAGCTGACCTACTCCGACGTCTTCATGGTGCCGTCCCGCTCGGAGGTGCGTTCCCGGTTCTCGGTGGACCTGTCCACGGACGACGGTTCCGGCACCACGATCCCCCTCGTGGTCGCCAACATGACGGCGGTGTCCGGGCGGCGGATGACCGAGACGATAGCCCGGCGCGGGGGCGTGGCGATCCTGCCGCAGGACGTGCCCGCCGACATCGCCGCGGAAACCATCTCCAGGGTGAAGCAGGCGCACCTGGTCTACGACACCCCGATCACCGTCAAACCCCACCACACGGTCGGCTACGCCCGCAACCTGCTGCACAAACGGGCCCACGGGGCGGCCGTGGTCGTCGACGGCGAACGCCCGATCGGTCTGATCACCGCGAAGGACCTCCTCGACGCCGACAACTTCACCCAGGTCCGGACCCTGATGACCACCTCCCTGATGACCCTGCCCGACGGTGTCTCCCCGCAGGAGGCCTTCGACGAACTCGTCGCCGCCAGCCGCAGGCTCGCCCCCGTGGTCGACCCGGACGGGCGCCTCGTCGGCCTGTTCACCCGCTCCGCCGCGCTCCGCTCCTCCGTGTACCGGCCCGCCGTCGACGCAGCCGGCCGGTTGCGGGTCGGCGCGGCCATCGGCATCAACTCGGA
Protein-coding sequences here:
- the disA gene encoding DNA integrity scanning diadenylate cyclase DisA, which translates into the protein MTALPSSPAPATLRETLQHLAPGTELRDGLDRIVRGRTGALIVIGDGPEVIDLYDGGIEFDVPFAPTRLRELCKMDGAVILSDDASRIRRANVQVVPSPSFSTSESGTRHRSAERTALQSGRPVIAVSQSMNVITLYVEGQRYVLDSPATILTRANQALGTLERYRSRLDHANQRLFVSEVNNYATVADVVAVMQRELLVKRVGIELDQNVLELGTDGRQLNLQLTELRGDNDRQIDLLIRDYLVAEGPPSDEDVREATLALDALADADLLKPANVARILGLPATEESLTQWIVPRGYRVLSRVPRVQMFLKHKIITALGDVKALLAATEEELAEIDNVGSLWARHVHEGLTRLN
- a CDS encoding carbonic anhydrase encodes the protein MPLKDVAKEPQAVWDALQAGNQRFVLQQQERPNQDIVRRTELRDGQYPRAAVLSCSDSRVPVEMIFDVGLGDLFVVRTAGEILDPSVLGSLEYAIKSLGVELVVVMGHESCGAVAATAEALSGGTIPNGLERILIEKVAPSILEARARGMNSSDDFERQHIIETVVQIKHRLAPLRDGIAEGSCGIVGLRYKLSDGSVEHVIADGVE
- a CDS encoding A/G-specific adenine glycosylase; translation: MFVSPLLTWFDRNERPLAWRHPDTGAWGILLSEVMSQQTPVARVEPVWREWMARWPDPASFARASPDEVLRAWGKLGYPRRALRLLDCAGQIVSRHDGRVPDDVEQLLALPGIGDYTARAVACFAYGKNVPVVDTNVRRVHRRAVEGRFLAGAASKSELAAGAELLPGDGRGPRFSAALMELGALVCTAASPACGECPLRAGCAWVAAGSPRPSPEELAKKKVQKFVGTDRQVRGLIMDVLRANDAAVPQSAIDVVWPDGAQRSRALHSLLEDGLAEQDGRGYFHLPR
- a CDS encoding DUF4236 domain-containing protein translates to MGITFRKRKKLGKNSWLNLSGSGASASTRVGPVTINSRGGLWVNLPGGLNYRGRWK
- a CDS encoding Na/Pi symporter, which codes for MAKDKVMFRRGFAAASVHDMYNLLSVAIFFPLELLFSPLERLSAWASARIAGEDVGPAGRGFEAAGAAVGYLTRPGVVLLEGAASPLGEVAGGITLVAVGVVMILAVITLISKMLKQLLVGTAEKIFATALGRGAWSGVLSGTVVTMLVQSSTTTTSLAVPFAATGKFSLRQIFYFVVGANIGTTLTALIAAFGFTGIEARAALGAALVHLFYNLLAAALILLVPWLRRLPPEGADILARLATENKLYVLGWMLLIFLIIPGTLILLTVVF
- a CDS encoding ATP-dependent Clp protease ATP-binding subunit, with protein sequence MFERFTDRARRVIVLAQEEARLLNHNYIGTEHILLGLIHEGEGVAAKALESMGISLDAVRQEVEEIIGHGTQPHTGHIPFTPRAKKVLELSLREGLQMGHKYIGTEFLLLGLIREGEGVAAQVLVKLGADLPRVRQQVIQLLSGYEGGQGANPESTPEAGAGPVGAGTGAARGGAGQGGPGDRSSSLVLDQFGRNLTQAAKDGKLDPVVGREKEIERIMQVLSRRTKNNPVLIGEPGVGKTAVVEGLALDIVNGKVPETLKDKQVYSLDLGSLVAGSRYRGDFEERLKKVLKEINQRGDIILFIDEIHTLVGAGAAEGAIDAASLLKPKLARGELQTIGATTLDEYRKHIEKDAALERRFQPVQVPEPSVELTIEILKGLRDRYEAHHRVSITDGALVAAANLSDRYINDRFLPDKAVDLIDEAGARMRIKRMTAPEGLREIDERIADVRREKEAAIDAQDFEKAAGLRDKERKLGEERSAKEKQWRSGDLEEIAEVGEEQIAEVLGAWTGIPVFKLTEEESSRLLRMEDELHKRIIGQDEAVKAVSRAIRRTRAGLKDPKRPSGSFIFAGPSGVGKTELSKALAAFLFGDEDSLIQIDMGEFHDRFTASRLFGAPPGYVGYEEGGQLTEKVRRKPFSVVLFDEIEKAHKEIYNTLLQVLEDGRLTDGQGRVVDFKNTVIIFTSNLGTQDISKAVGMGFTGSNETDSVAQYDRMKNKVNDELKKHFRPEFLNRIDEIVVFHQLTRDQIVQMVELLIDRVAKALAAKDMGIELTDKAKALLAQRGFDPVLGARPLRRTIQREIEDTMSEKILFGELGAGEIVTVDVDGWDGESKDTDSATFTFTPRPKPLPEGTFSEMSPEAAEAVRDVEADTIAADVPDVPEITDDLFTEGLDEGPAGAGSSQPQR